The Triticum aestivum cultivar Chinese Spring chromosome 7B, IWGSC CS RefSeq v2.1, whole genome shotgun sequence genome window below encodes:
- the LOC123158711 gene encoding aspartic proteinase Asp1-like — translation MVPAPPSPVWVQEDPPYPPRYRIKPDNSVDGTLGTKVLVFEEEQVAWQWVWYDRCNAVRRTSFAKTDKVPHPLYKPTKSKIVPCADSLCTTLLSSQIPNNKQCPSPHQCDYKIKYTDSSSSRGVLVTDSFGLTLRNSSRVSRSLTFGCGYDQQVGKNGAVQAATDGLLGLGRGSVSLVSQLKQQGITKNVLAHCLSTNGGGFLYFGDDIVSTSRAMWVPMARSTSGNYYSPGSGTLYFDKHPLGVKPTEVVFDSGSTYTYFAAQPYQATVSAIQAGLSKSLTKVSDPSLPLCWKGQKVFKSVSDIKKEFKSLFLMFSKNTAMEIAPENYLIVTKNGNVCLGILDGSVAKLNFNIIGDITMQDQLVIYDNEKGKLGWIRGSCSRGTKYIISSFTWYLLIIQLLAHPLKSWIYHY, via the exons ATGGTCCCGGCACCACCATCGCCGGTGTGGGTCCAGGAGGATCCACCGTACCCGCCGCGCTACCGCATCAAGCC AGACAACAGTGTCGACGGTACCTTGGGCACGAAGGTCCTCGTATTCGAGGAGGAGCAGGTGGCGTGGCAGTGGGTGTGGTACGACCGGTGCAACGCCGTCCGCCGCACCTCGTTCGCCAAGACCGACAAG GTGCCGCACCCATTGTACAAGCCAACAAAGAGCAAGATTGTGCCCTGTGCAGACTCACTCTGTACTACACTGCTCAGCTCACAGATTCCTAACAACAAGCAGTGCCCCTCACCACACCAATGCGACTACAAAATCAAGTACACGGACAGCTCGTCTTCTCGCGGTGTGCTCGTTACCGACAGCTTCGGCCTAACCCTACGGAATTCATCCCGTGTTAGTCGCAGCCTCACCTTTGG CTGTGGCTATGACCAGCAGGTGGGAAAGAATGGGGCAGTGCAGGCAGCGACAGATGGCTTGCTTGGGCTTGGGAGGGGATCAGTTAGCTTGGTCTCGCAGCTCAAGCAGCAAGGCATCACCAAGAATGTACTTGCCCATTGCCTCAGTACGAACGGAGGAGGGTTCCTCTACTTTGGGGATGATATCGTGTCTACCTCACGCGCAATGTGGGTGCCGATGGCTCGTAGCACATCTGG GAATTACTACTCACCTGGCTCAGGAACACTTTACTTCGATAAACACCCACTAGGAGTGAAGCCAACGGAGGTGGTATTTGATAGCGGTAGCACCTATACGTACTTTGCTGCCCAGCCATACCAAGCGACTGTTTCTGCG ATCCAAGCTGGTCTCAGCAAGTCACTTACGAAGGTGTCTGACCCCAGTCTACCTCTTTGCTGGAAAGGGCAGAAAGTGTTTAAATCTGTGTCTGACATCAAGAAGGAGTTCAAATCACTCTTCCTGATGTTTTCGAAGAATACAGCCATGGAGATCGCTCCCGAAAACTACCTCATTGTTACC AAAAATGGAAATGTGTGCTTGGGCATTCTTGACGGGTCGGTGGCCAAACTTAATTTCAACATAATTGGAG ATATCACAATGCAGGATCAGTTGGTAATTTATGACAATGAGAAAGGGAAACTTGGATGGATCCGTGGATCATGCAGTAGGGGCACTAAGTATATTATATCTTCATTTACATGGTATTTGCTTATAATCCAACTTTTAGCCCATCCGTTAAAAAGCTGGATATATCATTATTGA